The Raphanus sativus cultivar WK10039 chromosome 6, ASM80110v3, whole genome shotgun sequence sequence cagtttctgaagatttagggttttgaattGGATGGATGATGATGTAGGCCGTTCAAGTGCTGGGATAATTATGAGGCTGGTGATGATTGCTTGGCCTTCGCTAGTGGGAGAAAACGCCCAAGGTTTGATTAGTTCcctttattcatttttttctttttgttattccAAGACAAAACTGAGAAATGATTTAATCTGCAGAAATGATGTACTCGGTAGCTCCTGGAAGTTGCTCTTTAAGCTGCGGTGGCCTGAGCTCATTAACACTGTGGAACCACCTGCTGACTGGCAACATCTTTACTGGGAGAAGCATCTACAAAAGTATGACATGACCCCCAttgatttattctttttttttttccttttaatttctCCTTTTGAGTTTTGCGTTAATCCGAGTAACAGTTGTATTGATGAAGCAGCTGAGGTAGCTATGCGTCCCACATTTACTGGTCGGATAAGTTCCATTCATGTTTCAGGTAAGTGTTCTTGTCTTGAGGTTTGATTCGAGGCTTGCTTGCGTTAAGAATCCTTATTCAGTTAGTTTTGTTTTCTGTCGCAGATAAGATATTGAGATACGTTTGCCATGAAGAGCACACCAACTGTCAAAAATGTGTCTGCACGGAACTATCTTTTCATTTCCACACATTTTCACCGTATCTTAGGTTTAGTAACGTTTCATGTTCGTCTGATGATTAATTAATTGTTTCACAACATCACGCGGTCCTTGTGTTCACTTCATTGCTTTCAGCTTGTCTAAGTTCTTATGCTtctttatgtttgtttcttgCCTTTTGCAGGTCCTTAAGGCTTCTGAATGTACTCTGCGTTGCAGAAACTTCTGTAAGTTACTAAAATATGCTCTGAGGTTCTGAACATCTTTGTCTCAGTATTCACTGGCCGAGGCAATATTTTGTATGGTTTTCCATGATTACTTTTCTTTTGGAACGTCAAATTTCTGTCATCAATCCTTTTAAACGATGGGCTAGAAATAATGTTTATGCTTTGTTAATGTAGGAGCTATTGAGGGCAAGTAAATTGCAAACTTTAGTTCTACGTTGGATCAGATCCGAGAAACATGTAAGGCATTGTCTCATATCTTTAGTTAGCTAGACCGGAACTATATTACTTATGATCCATGATACGACAGGTTGAGCCCTTGTGCAAGCTCTTGAGCCAGAGCCGAGAAACATTAAGTTCGCTTGAATTTATTCACTGTAAACTTTCTTCGAGTTTCATCAGTGCAATCTGCGCTTCTCTTCTTGAACAAGACATTCACACAACTGGGATTCAACGTTTCTGTATAAAGGCATCTAGCTTTGTCATAGATCCACTTGCTGCGCCCCCCGCTTTCGTTTCACTCCTGAACTCGGTGAGGTATTCATATGAATTGATGCCAAAGCGTGTCTCTGTGAAGCGTTTGCTCATTTCTTGACTAACTTTCGTTTCTTTATGCaccttttctttcttctgtttTCTTAAAGACCatctttttttaaattgctTTCAGGTCCTTGCAATCCTTACATTTTTGCGATAGCCAACTCGATAGGCATATCGCTCGGATGATTTTCTCTACACTACTTGATTCTTCCTCAGGTCTTTCGTCCCTTGACCTCTCTGAAAACAACGTGGGTACCATGGTGGTTCTTCTTGTTCATACTGATACATGGTTTGCTTTCCATGGCTGACCAACATACGATATATATAGCTTTCAGGATGGCTTTCTACTTTCAGCTCGAGATCTATTATTGGTTCTCTGTCATCTGGAAAGTCTTTACAGTCCCTGTGCAAGCTCAACTTAAGGTATTTTTAGTAAAGTGACAATTGACACGGTTTTAAGCCTTGAAGAAACCTTGTGAAACTAATGGAAATGTATTTCTAGGGGGAATGAACTCAACAAATACGATGCAGAGAATCTTGCACATGCTCTTCTTCACATGCCTGGCTTGGAATCTCTCGACCTGAGCGGAAACCCCATTGAAGACAGTGGGATCAGGTTCGTCTTATAAGTTCTTGCATTTGTAATCTTAGAGAAAACCAACCAGAGTTACATTTCACTTGCATGGTTTCCGATGAGGTACAGAAGCTTGATATCTTACTTCAAAAAGAATCCGGATTCTCCTTTAGCTGATCTGAACTTGGAGAACTGTGAGCTAtcatgctgtggagttatcgaGTTTCTTGATACCCTCTCAACAGTGGAGAAACCTTTAAAGTT is a genomic window containing:
- the LOC108806476 gene encoding uncharacterized protein LOC108806476 isoform X1, with the protein product MTKKAPSLAFLCIQSLKLQLLQQGDNPIPDVYELPSELLDCVIAHLPALALHHFQNHMPFKCWDNYEAGDDCLAFASGRKRPRNDVLGSSWKLLFKLRWPELINTVEPPADWQHLYWEKHLQNCIDEAAEVAMRPTFTGRISSIHVSDKILRYVCHEEHTNCQKCVCTELSFHFHTFSPYLRSLRLLNVLCVAETSELLRASKLQTLVLRWIRSEKHVEPLCKLLSQSRETLSSLEFIHCKLSSSFISAICASLLEQDIHTTGIQRFCIKASSFVIDPLAAPPAFVSLLNSVRSLQSLHFCDSQLDRHIARMIFSTLLDSSSGLSSLDLSENNLSGWLSTFSSRSIIGSLSSGKSLQSLCKLNLRGNELNKYDAENLAHALLHMPGLESLDLSGNPIEDSGIRSLISYFKKNPDSPLADLNLENCELSCCGVIEFLDTLSTVEKPLKFLSVADNALGSEVAEAIINSWTVSIESLDISSIGLGHVGFLELGKRLVKRVEKLMSINISKNRGGLETARFLSKLITLAPKLVSIDASYNLMPPESLLILCDSLRSAKGDLERLDMTGNICTSSEADHSSLLGEFQHNGEPIFVLPSSSASHVPYDDEP
- the LOC108806476 gene encoding uncharacterized protein LOC108806476 isoform X2, with the translated sequence MYTSFHLSYLIVLSLTCLHLPCIISRTICRSSAGIIMRLVMIAWPSLVGENAQEMMYSVAPGSCSLSCGGLSSLTLWNHLLTGNIFTGRSIYKTEVAMRPTFTGRISSIHVSDKILRYVCHEEHTNCQKCVCTELSFHFHTFSPYLRSLRLLNVLCVAETSELLRASKLQTLVLRWIRSEKHVEPLCKLLSQSRETLSSLEFIHCKLSSSFISAICASLLEQDIHTTGIQRFCIKASSFVIDPLAAPPAFVSLLNSVRSLQSLHFCDSQLDRHIARMIFSTLLDSSSGLSSLDLSENNLSGWLSTFSSRSIIGSLSSGKSLQSLCKLNLRGNELNKYDAENLAHALLHMPGLESLDLSGNPIEDSGIRSLISYFKKNPDSPLADLNLENCELSCCGVIEFLDTLSTVEKPLKFLSVADNALGSEVAEAIINSWTVSIESLDISSIGLGHVGFLELGKRLVKRVEKLMSINISKNRGGLETARFLSKLITLAPKLVSIDASYNLMPPESLLILCDSLRSAKGDLERLDMTGNICTSSEADHSSLLGEFQHNGEPIFVLPSSSASHVPYDDEP
- the LOC108806476 gene encoding uncharacterized protein LOC108806476 isoform X3 produces the protein MRLVMIAWPSLVGENAQEMMYSVAPGSCSLSCGGLSSLTLWNHLLTGNIFTGRSIYKTEVAMRPTFTGRISSIHVSDKILRYVCHEEHTNCQKCVCTELSFHFHTFSPYLRSLRLLNVLCVAETSELLRASKLQTLVLRWIRSEKHVEPLCKLLSQSRETLSSLEFIHCKLSSSFISAICASLLEQDIHTTGIQRFCIKASSFVIDPLAAPPAFVSLLNSVRSLQSLHFCDSQLDRHIARMIFSTLLDSSSGLSSLDLSENNLSGWLSTFSSRSIIGSLSSGKSLQSLCKLNLRGNELNKYDAENLAHALLHMPGLESLDLSGNPIEDSGIRSLISYFKKNPDSPLADLNLENCELSCCGVIEFLDTLSTVEKPLKFLSVADNALGSEVAEAIINSWTVSIESLDISSIGLGHVGFLELGKRLVKRVEKLMSINISKNRGGLETARFLSKLITLAPKLVSIDASYNLMPPESLLILCDSLRSAKGDLERLDMTGNICTSSEADHSSLLGEFQHNGEPIFVLPSSSASHVPYDDEP